TACCGGTTCGCGCCCGCCGAAATCCTTCCCGGTCCCGCGGTGCGAACCGATGACGACCTCCTCGGACGGCTTCGCGATCGCACCGACGGGACGCTCTCGCTCCACACCACCGACGCGTTCGCACCGGATACCGCACGCACGACCGTCGACGAGCAGTTCGGCTCCGAAGCGCTCGCGAGCGTCGGTCTGGACGGGGCGAGCGGGGCGATCCGGGCGGCCGGTGGGTTGCTCGATTACGTCGACGCGACCGGGGTCGGCACGCTCGCGTCGATGACCAGACTCCAGCCCTCACAGTCGAAGGAGGGCGTCGCGCTCGATGCGACCACCCAGCGCAACCTCGAACTCGTCGAGCCGATGGGTGAGGGCGGGCGGACGCTGCTCGACACCATCGACCACACCGTGACGAGCGCCGGCGGGCGACTCCTCCGCGAGTGGCTCTGTCGGCCGATCCGGGCGCACGAGGAGGTCGCCAGGCGGGCCGACGGCGTCGAAGCGCTCGCCGCGGCGGCGCTCGCACGCGAGGAGTTCCGCGAGACTCTCGGGGAGGCCTACGACGTCGAACGACTGTCGAGCAAGTCAGTGTCGGGCAGCGCCGACGCGCGCGACCTGCTCCGAGTGCGGGATTCGCTCGCCGTGCTGCCGCGGCTCGTCGACACCATCGAAGGCTCGCCGGACCTCCAGAATTCGCCGATCGCCGACGTGCTCGCGCGGCCGGACCGCGCCGCTGTCGAGGAGCTTCGGGAAGCGCTCGACGAGGCGCTCGCCGAGGACCCACCGGGGGGCGTCCGCGAAGGTGGTCTCATCCAGCAGGGGTACGACGACGACCTCGACGAGCTGATCGACGGTCACGAAGCGGCGCTCGACTGGATCGACGGCCTCGCCGATCGCGAGAAGCGACGCCACTCGATCACCCATCTCAGTACGGGGCGGAACAAAACTGATGGGTACTACATCCAGGTCGGCAACTCCGAGACCGACGAGGTTCCCGAAGAGTACGAGCAGATCAAGTCGCTGAAGAACGCGAACCGGTACACCACCGACGAGCTCGACGAGCGCGAGCGCGAGGTGTTCCGGTTCGAGGAACGCCGGAGCGACCTGGAGTACGAGCTGTTCTGCGAGCTCCGCGAGCGGGTCGCGGACGCGGCTGAGCTCCTTCAAGACGTCGGCCGTGCGCTCGCCGAGTGCGACTGCCTGTCGAGCCTCGCGGTCCACGCCGTGAGCCACAACTGGACTCGACCCGAACTCGTGGGTTCGGGCCTCGACATCGAGGGGGGTCGCCACCCGGTGGTCGAACAGGAGGTCGAGTTCGTCCCGAACGACCTCGCACTCACCGACGACCGGGCGTTCCTCGTGGTCACGGGGCCGAACATGAGCGGGAAGTCGACGTACATGCGCCAGACAGCCCTGATAACGCTGCTCGCCCAGATCGGGAGCTTCGTCCCCGCGAGGAGCGCACGGATCGCGCCGGTCGACGGCATTTACACCCGCGTGGGCGCGCTCGACGAGCTCGCCCAGGGGCGCTCGACGTTCATGGTCGAGATGGCAGAGCTCGCGAACATCCTCCACTCCGCGACCGACGAGTCGCTGGTGATCCTCGACGAGGTGGGTCGGGGCACCGCGACCTACGACGGTATCTCGATCGCGTGGGCCGCGACCGAGTATCTCCACAACGAGGTGCGCGCGAAGACGCTCTTTGCGACTCACTACCACGAACTCACCGGACTCGCCGAATACCTCGATCGGGTGGCGAACGTCCACGTTGCGGCGGACGAGCGCGGCGACGACGTGACCTTTCTCAGAACCGTCGAGGAAGGGCCGACCGATCGGTCCTACGGCATCCACGTCGCGGATCTCGCGGGGGTGCCGGAGCCAGTTGTCGGGCGCTCGCGGGACGTACTCGAAAAGCTCCGGGCGGAGAAGGCGATCGAAGCGCGCGGGTCGTCGTCGGGCGAGTCGGTCCAGGCCGTGTTCGATCTCGACTCGGGGTCGTTCCGTGGGTCGGCGAGTGCGGACGGCGGTCGGACGGCGGACGAACTCCCCGAAGGGGGGACGACCGAGGACGAGACCGTTGGCGGATCGCTCGATCCCGACGCCGAATCGGTGCTCGACGCAGTACAGGAAACGAACATCGACGAGACGTCGCCGATCGACCTTATGAGTCGGGTCGAGGAGTGGCAACGGCGACTCGACGACACGGAGGACGACGAATGAGCGACGGGGCGGACGGCGACGAAGCGGCGAGCGAAATCCACCGGCTCGACCAGGCGACGATCGAGCGTATCGCGGCGGGCGAGGTGGTCGAGCGCCCTGCCTCCGCGGTGAAGGAACTGGTCGAGAACAGCCTCGACGCCGAGGCCTCGCGGGTGCGGGTCGTGGTCGAGGCGGGCGGCACCGACGGGATCCGCGTGACGGACGACGGGCACGGGATGAGCGCCGAGGCGGTCGAGCACGCGGTCGAGAAACACACCACGAGCAAGATCGCGGACATCGACGATCTGGAGGCCGGCGTCGGGAGCCTGGGCTTTCGGGGCGAGGCGCTCGCGGCGATCGGTGCAGTCTCGCGGCTCACGATCCGAACCAAACCTCGGGGAGCGAACCGTGGCACCGAACTCCGGATGGCGGGCGGCGAGATCGAGAGCGTAGAGCCCGCGGGCTGCCCCGAAGGCACCACCGTCGAGGTCGAGGACCTCTTCTACAACGTCCCTGCGCGCCGGAAGTACCTCAAACAGGACGCCACCGAGTTCACCCACGTCAACCGGGTGGCGACGGGCTACGCGCTCTCGAACCCCGAGGTGGCGCTCGCGCTCTCCCACGACGGTCGCGAGGTGTTCTCGACCACCGGCCAGGGCAGTCTGGAGGCGACAGTTCTGGCGGTCTATGGCCGCGACGTCGCGACGGCCATGCTGCCGATCGGCGCACGCACGGAGAGTGAAGCCGACGATACGGAGGAGGCTGCGATCGAGGAAAGCGACACCGACGGACCGCTCGACGAACTTTCTGGAGTCGTCAGCCATCCCGAGACGACTCGCGCGAGCCCGGAGTACTGCTCGGTGTTCGTCAACGGCCGGTACGTGAGTGCGACCGCGGTCCGGGACGCGATCGTGGCGGCCTACGGCAGCCAGCTCGCACCGGATCGCTACCCCTTCGCCGTCCTGTTCCTCTCGTTGCCGGCGAACCAGATCGACGTGAACGTCCATCCCCGAAAGCGCGAGGTCCGCTTTGCCGACGAGGACGGCGTGCGCGATCAAGTCCGGACCGCGGTCGAGAGCGCACTCATGCGTGAGGGTGTGGTCCGCTCCGGCGCACCACGCGGTCGATCGGCACCCGAGCAAACCCCGATCGAACCCGAGCGCGGGGCTCCGGACACAGCCGAGGAGGCTGCGTCGATCGAGCGGACTCGATCCACCGACACCACGGACGAGACGAGAACGGATCGAGACGACTCCGGAACCGAAACGACGGGGACCGGGTCCACCGACGCCGAGCCCGAACAGCCCCCAACTCGTGGATCGAACACGGCGACTTCGCCGGAGCCGACGGAGGCCGAGAATGGGGCGACGACATCCGACCGGACCACTCGAACAGCCGACGATGCGCCCCACGAACCGAACGGCGAGCCATCCGCCGCCGATGACGACGACCGACAGCGCGCTCCGGCGGACGCAGGGAAGTTCACCGACACGGCCGAACAGACCACGCTCGCCGGCGATCGGGTACCGGACGATCACGCGTTCGATCGGCTCCCGCGACTCCGGGTGCTCGGCCAGCTCCACGACACCTACATCGCCTGCGAGTCGCCCGACGGCCTCGTCCTGATCGACCAGCACGCTGCCGACGAGCGGATCAACTACGAGCGCCTCCGCGAGCGCACCGCGAACGAGACGTCGGTCCAGCAGCTCGCCGATCCCGTCGAAATCGAACTCACGGCGGCCGAAACCGAGCTGTTCGCATCGTTCGCCGACGCGCTCGCGGAGCTCGGCTTCGAGGCGTCGCGGACCGACGATCGGACGGTGGAAGTCCGGGCGGTGCCGGCGGTGCTCGACGGCGCGGCCGATCCTGACCGCCTCCGGGACGCGCTCTCCGGGCTCGTCGGCGACGGGGAGCCACGCGAGTCGATCGAGCACGACGCCGACGCGCTGCTCGCGGATCTCGCGTGCTACCCCTCGATCACGGGCAACACCTCGCTCGCCGAGGGCAGCGTGATCGAGCTGCTCCGCGCGCTCGACGACTGCGAGAACCCCTACGCCTGCCCGCACGGCCGGCCGGTCGTGATCGAGGTCGGGAAGGGAGAGCTCGACGACCGCTTCGAGCGCGATTATCCTGGGCACGCCGGCCGGCGAACGTGAGCGGCTCCGGGAGGATCGACCCCGATAGTTATTGTCGGTGGTTTCGATGGTGAAACGATGACCGACCTCCTCGCGTTCGGTGCGGCGGTCCTCGAACTCACCGCGCCCCGCCACGAGCGCCTCGAAACCACCGACCAGTTGGAAGTCGCAGCGACGGGCCCGGCGGCGAACGCCGCGGTGACGGCCGCACGGCTCGGGGGCGACGCGGCGTGGCTCTCGAAGCTCCCGAACGACGCGCTCGGCCGGCGCGTCGTCGCCGAACTCGGCTCTCACGGCGTCGAAACCGCGATTCGGTGGGCCGACGAGGGCCGCCAGGCGCTCGCGTTCGCCGAGCGGGCGGGGCCGCCGCGCGGGAACGCGCGCATCGACGATCGAACGGCGAGTACGATCACGTCGGCGACTCCCGAGGAGCTCCCGTTGTCGTCGGTCGACGACCCGAGGATGGTGTTCGTCGACGCCACGCTCCCGACGCGCTCGGCGACGCTCGCCGACACGGCCGCGACTCTCCTCGCCGAGACCGGCGATGCGGGGACCGAAACCGTGCTCGGGCTCGGTCGCGAGGAGCCGTCCACGGCGACGGTCGAGGAGCTGCTCTCCACTGTGGACACCCTGATCGCGGCCGAGGCGGGCGCGGCGGCGCTCGGCGACCGCGCGAACCCGACCGAGACCGCCCACGCTCTCGCGGCCGAGCACGACCTCTCGACCGTGGTGATCGCGCGCGACGAGCACAGCGTGGT
This portion of the Halococcus agarilyticus genome encodes:
- the mutL gene encoding DNA mismatch repair endonuclease MutL, with product MSDGADGDEAASEIHRLDQATIERIAAGEVVERPASAVKELVENSLDAEASRVRVVVEAGGTDGIRVTDDGHGMSAEAVEHAVEKHTTSKIADIDDLEAGVGSLGFRGEALAAIGAVSRLTIRTKPRGANRGTELRMAGGEIESVEPAGCPEGTTVEVEDLFYNVPARRKYLKQDATEFTHVNRVATGYALSNPEVALALSHDGREVFSTTGQGSLEATVLAVYGRDVATAMLPIGARTESEADDTEEAAIEESDTDGPLDELSGVVSHPETTRASPEYCSVFVNGRYVSATAVRDAIVAAYGSQLAPDRYPFAVLFLSLPANQIDVNVHPRKREVRFADEDGVRDQVRTAVESALMREGVVRSGAPRGRSAPEQTPIEPERGAPDTAEEAASIERTRSTDTTDETRTDRDDSGTETTGTGSTDAEPEQPPTRGSNTATSPEPTEAENGATTSDRTTRTADDAPHEPNGEPSAADDDDRQRAPADAGKFTDTAEQTTLAGDRVPDDHAFDRLPRLRVLGQLHDTYIACESPDGLVLIDQHAADERINYERLRERTANETSVQQLADPVEIELTAAETELFASFADALAELGFEASRTDDRTVEVRAVPAVLDGAADPDRLRDALSGLVGDGEPRESIEHDADALLADLACYPSITGNTSLAEGSVIELLRALDDCENPYACPHGRPVVIEVGKGELDDRFERDYPGHAGRRT
- the mutS gene encoding DNA mismatch repair protein MutS; translated protein: MAEGIVGEFLALKEETDADLLAMQCGDFYEFFGDDAEFVGEELDLKISEKSSHGSAYPMAGVPLTELTPYLKALVERGYRVAVADQYEVDGGHERAIERVVTPGTLLETTDSEARYLAAIVREEGGNDEVDESRYGLAFADVTTGRFHATEIVGSSEDVLTECYRFAPAEILPGPAVRTDDDLLGRLRDRTDGTLSLHTTDAFAPDTARTTVDEQFGSEALASVGLDGASGAIRAAGGLLDYVDATGVGTLASMTRLQPSQSKEGVALDATTQRNLELVEPMGEGGRTLLDTIDHTVTSAGGRLLREWLCRPIRAHEEVARRADGVEALAAAALAREEFRETLGEAYDVERLSSKSVSGSADARDLLRVRDSLAVLPRLVDTIEGSPDLQNSPIADVLARPDRAAVEELREALDEALAEDPPGGVREGGLIQQGYDDDLDELIDGHEAALDWIDGLADREKRRHSITHLSTGRNKTDGYYIQVGNSETDEVPEEYEQIKSLKNANRYTTDELDEREREVFRFEERRSDLEYELFCELRERVADAAELLQDVGRALAECDCLSSLAVHAVSHNWTRPELVGSGLDIEGGRHPVVEQEVEFVPNDLALTDDRAFLVVTGPNMSGKSTYMRQTALITLLAQIGSFVPARSARIAPVDGIYTRVGALDELAQGRSTFMVEMAELANILHSATDESLVILDEVGRGTATYDGISIAWAATEYLHNEVRAKTLFATHYHELTGLAEYLDRVANVHVAADERGDDVTFLRTVEEGPTDRSYGIHVADLAGVPEPVVGRSRDVLEKLRAEKAIEARGSSSGESVQAVFDLDSGSFRGSASADGGRTADELPEGGTTEDETVGGSLDPDAESVLDAVQETNIDETSPIDLMSRVEEWQRRLDDTEDDE
- a CDS encoding carbohydrate kinase family protein, with the translated sequence MTDLLAFGAAVLELTAPRHERLETTDQLEVAATGPAANAAVTAARLGGDAAWLSKLPNDALGRRVVAELGSHGVETAIRWADEGRQALAFAERAGPPRGNARIDDRTASTITSATPEELPLSSVDDPRMVFVDATLPTRSATLADTAATLLAETGDAGTETVLGLGREEPSTATVEELLSTVDTLIAAEAGAAALGDRANPTETAHALAAEHDLSTVVIARDEHSVVWDDRTVHERAPPATETVDERGAFDALCGGFLARRAAGEDAGTALATGIASEALARTVPGPVPAITAEEVERCTASVTDPGMGE